In Mugil cephalus isolate CIBA_MC_2020 chromosome 20, CIBA_Mcephalus_1.1, whole genome shotgun sequence, the following are encoded in one genomic region:
- the lpar2a gene encoding lysophosphatidic acid receptor 2a isoform X1 produces MAPAQDQEYTGKLHRFLSEQKRRELWEQKIKRKKWMPTDFSLLCEGARGCTTATCPLVPADSSDDDSRRRRPLDVTPHGETKVRPVCTFKWQLWSPLSRRVLLDGEDSKTGTFCFVSVVMATDSSACNYSHSVIFFYDLVGKNVSVDWNMRDFVVIGVGLTVCLIVVLANLMVMIAIFINHRFHFPIYYLLANMAAADLFAGIAYTNLMLNTGPWTRTLTKTQWYIRGALIDISLTASVANLLAVAVERHQTIMTMQLHSTMTKRRVVLLIICIWASGIIMGLVPSTFWNCECDFDDCSTVAPLYSRRFLIFWAVFNLLIFFIMVAMYTRIFIYVKYQSRYTSQHTSEMRHNQTIVNLMKTISMVLGAFVLCWTPGLVTLLLDGLLGKESHANRYEKFCLFIAECNSLVNPIIYSLRDNEMRKTFKRILCCLCQRGVDQQEPSTHFQIDSPLPDETAGCVGKSEDQALFKPRDTNSKDDSWSVPEV; encoded by the exons atggctccagcacaggatcaggaataCACGGGGAAACTCCATCGTTTcctcagtgaacaaaaacggagagagttatgggagcagaagattaaaaggaagaagtgGATgccaactgatttctccctattatgtgag GGTGCGCGTGGATGCACCACTGCCACCTGTCCGCTGGTTCCAGCTGATTCGAGTGATGATGATTCAAGGAGGCGTCGACCTTTGGACGTGACACCACATGGAGAAACAAAAGTGAGACCAGTTTGTACTTTCAAGTGGCAGTTATGGTCCCCACTTTCACGCCGGGTCCTTCTGGATGGAGAAGATTCTAAAACGGGCA CTTTCTGCTTTGTGTCTGTAGTTATGGCCACAGACAGCAGTGCGTGCAACTACAGCCACAGTGTCATCTTCTTCTATGACCTGGTGGGGAAGAATGTCAGCGTGGACTGGAATATGCGGGACTTTGTGGTCATCGGAGTGGGCTTGACAGTATGTCTAATTGTGGTCTTGGCCAACTTGATGGTGATGATAGCCATCTTCATTAACCACCGCTTCCACTTCCCCATCTACTATCTCCTGGCAAATATGGCTGCAGCAGACCTTTTTGCAGGCATCGCTTACACCAACTTGATGTTGAACACAGGCCCCTGGACTAGAACGCTTACCAAGACGCAGTGGTACATCCGTGGTGCTTTGATTGACATCAGCCTAACGGCCTCTGTGGCAAACCTCCTAGCAGTTGCCGTGGAACGGCACCAGACCATCATGACTATGCAGCTGCACAGCACTATGACAAAGCGTCGTGTGGTGCTGCTGATAATCTGTATCTGGGCCTCGGGTATCATCATGGGCCTGGTGCCGTCGACATTTTGGAACTGTGAGTGTGATTTTGACGACTGCTCCACTGTCGCTCCCCTGTACAGCCGCCGCTTCCTCATATTCTGGGCAGTTTTCAACCTgctcattttcttcatcatgGTTGCCATGTACACTCGTATCTTCATCTATGTGAAATACCAGAGCCGCTACACGTCTCAACACACCTCAGAAATGCGACACAACCAGACTATCGTCAACCTGATGAAGACGATCTCCATGGTCCTCG GAGCCTTTGTGTTGTGCTGGACGCCCGGCCTCGTGACTCTCTTGTTGGACGGACTGTTGGGTAAAGAAAGCCACGCCAACCGCTACGAGAAGTTCTGTCTGTTTATAGCCGAGTGCAACTCTCTGGTCAATCCTATCATCTATTCTCTGCGGGACAATGAGATGCGGAAGACGTTCAAGCGGATCCTGTGCTGTTTGTGTCAGAGAGGTGTTGATCAGCAGGAGCCTTCTACACACTTCCAGATTGACTCTCCACTGCCAGAC GAAACTGCTGGCTGTGTCGGGAAATCAGAGGATCAAGCTTTGTTCAAGCCTCGGGACACCAACAGTAAAGATGACAGCTGGTCAGTGCCCGAGGTGTGA
- the lpar2a gene encoding lysophosphatidic acid receptor 2a isoform X3 produces MATDSSACNYSHSVIFFYDLVGKNVSVDWNMRDFVVIGVGLTVCLIVVLANLMVMIAIFINHRFHFPIYYLLANMAAADLFAGIAYTNLMLNTGPWTRTLTKTQWYIRGALIDISLTASVANLLAVAVERHQTIMTMQLHSTMTKRRVVLLIICIWASGIIMGLVPSTFWNCECDFDDCSTVAPLYSRRFLIFWAVFNLLIFFIMVAMYTRIFIYVKYQSRYTSQHTSEMRHNQTIVNLMKTISMVLGAFVLCWTPGLVTLLLDGLLGKESHANRYEKFCLFIAECNSLVNPIIYSLRDNEMRKTFKRILCCLCQRGVDQQEPSTHFQIDSPLPDETAGCVGKSEDQALFKPRDTNSKDDSWSVPEV; encoded by the exons ATGGCCACAGACAGCAGTGCGTGCAACTACAGCCACAGTGTCATCTTCTTCTATGACCTGGTGGGGAAGAATGTCAGCGTGGACTGGAATATGCGGGACTTTGTGGTCATCGGAGTGGGCTTGACAGTATGTCTAATTGTGGTCTTGGCCAACTTGATGGTGATGATAGCCATCTTCATTAACCACCGCTTCCACTTCCCCATCTACTATCTCCTGGCAAATATGGCTGCAGCAGACCTTTTTGCAGGCATCGCTTACACCAACTTGATGTTGAACACAGGCCCCTGGACTAGAACGCTTACCAAGACGCAGTGGTACATCCGTGGTGCTTTGATTGACATCAGCCTAACGGCCTCTGTGGCAAACCTCCTAGCAGTTGCCGTGGAACGGCACCAGACCATCATGACTATGCAGCTGCACAGCACTATGACAAAGCGTCGTGTGGTGCTGCTGATAATCTGTATCTGGGCCTCGGGTATCATCATGGGCCTGGTGCCGTCGACATTTTGGAACTGTGAGTGTGATTTTGACGACTGCTCCACTGTCGCTCCCCTGTACAGCCGCCGCTTCCTCATATTCTGGGCAGTTTTCAACCTgctcattttcttcatcatgGTTGCCATGTACACTCGTATCTTCATCTATGTGAAATACCAGAGCCGCTACACGTCTCAACACACCTCAGAAATGCGACACAACCAGACTATCGTCAACCTGATGAAGACGATCTCCATGGTCCTCG GAGCCTTTGTGTTGTGCTGGACGCCCGGCCTCGTGACTCTCTTGTTGGACGGACTGTTGGGTAAAGAAAGCCACGCCAACCGCTACGAGAAGTTCTGTCTGTTTATAGCCGAGTGCAACTCTCTGGTCAATCCTATCATCTATTCTCTGCGGGACAATGAGATGCGGAAGACGTTCAAGCGGATCCTGTGCTGTTTGTGTCAGAGAGGTGTTGATCAGCAGGAGCCTTCTACACACTTCCAGATTGACTCTCCACTGCCAGAC GAAACTGCTGGCTGTGTCGGGAAATCAGAGGATCAAGCTTTGTTCAAGCCTCGGGACACCAACAGTAAAGATGACAGCTGGTCAGTGCCCGAGGTGTGA
- the lpar2a gene encoding lysophosphatidic acid receptor 2a isoform X2 — MAPAQDQEYTGKLHRFLSEQKRRELWEQKIKRKKWMPTDFSLLCEGARGCTTATCPLVPADSSDDDSRRRRPLDVTPHGETKVRPVCTFKWQLWSPLSRRVLLDGEDSKTGIMATDSSACNYSHSVIFFYDLVGKNVSVDWNMRDFVVIGVGLTVCLIVVLANLMVMIAIFINHRFHFPIYYLLANMAAADLFAGIAYTNLMLNTGPWTRTLTKTQWYIRGALIDISLTASVANLLAVAVERHQTIMTMQLHSTMTKRRVVLLIICIWASGIIMGLVPSTFWNCECDFDDCSTVAPLYSRRFLIFWAVFNLLIFFIMVAMYTRIFIYVKYQSRYTSQHTSEMRHNQTIVNLMKTISMVLGAFVLCWTPGLVTLLLDGLLGKESHANRYEKFCLFIAECNSLVNPIIYSLRDNEMRKTFKRILCCLCQRGVDQQEPSTHFQIDSPLPDETAGCVGKSEDQALFKPRDTNSKDDSWSVPEV; from the exons atggctccagcacaggatcaggaataCACGGGGAAACTCCATCGTTTcctcagtgaacaaaaacggagagagttatgggagcagaagattaaaaggaagaagtgGATgccaactgatttctccctattatgtgag GGTGCGCGTGGATGCACCACTGCCACCTGTCCGCTGGTTCCAGCTGATTCGAGTGATGATGATTCAAGGAGGCGTCGACCTTTGGACGTGACACCACATGGAGAAACAAAAGTGAGACCAGTTTGTACTTTCAAGTGGCAGTTATGGTCCCCACTTTCACGCCGGGTCCTTCTGGATGGAGAAGATTCTAAAACGGGCA TTATGGCCACAGACAGCAGTGCGTGCAACTACAGCCACAGTGTCATCTTCTTCTATGACCTGGTGGGGAAGAATGTCAGCGTGGACTGGAATATGCGGGACTTTGTGGTCATCGGAGTGGGCTTGACAGTATGTCTAATTGTGGTCTTGGCCAACTTGATGGTGATGATAGCCATCTTCATTAACCACCGCTTCCACTTCCCCATCTACTATCTCCTGGCAAATATGGCTGCAGCAGACCTTTTTGCAGGCATCGCTTACACCAACTTGATGTTGAACACAGGCCCCTGGACTAGAACGCTTACCAAGACGCAGTGGTACATCCGTGGTGCTTTGATTGACATCAGCCTAACGGCCTCTGTGGCAAACCTCCTAGCAGTTGCCGTGGAACGGCACCAGACCATCATGACTATGCAGCTGCACAGCACTATGACAAAGCGTCGTGTGGTGCTGCTGATAATCTGTATCTGGGCCTCGGGTATCATCATGGGCCTGGTGCCGTCGACATTTTGGAACTGTGAGTGTGATTTTGACGACTGCTCCACTGTCGCTCCCCTGTACAGCCGCCGCTTCCTCATATTCTGGGCAGTTTTCAACCTgctcattttcttcatcatgGTTGCCATGTACACTCGTATCTTCATCTATGTGAAATACCAGAGCCGCTACACGTCTCAACACACCTCAGAAATGCGACACAACCAGACTATCGTCAACCTGATGAAGACGATCTCCATGGTCCTCG GAGCCTTTGTGTTGTGCTGGACGCCCGGCCTCGTGACTCTCTTGTTGGACGGACTGTTGGGTAAAGAAAGCCACGCCAACCGCTACGAGAAGTTCTGTCTGTTTATAGCCGAGTGCAACTCTCTGGTCAATCCTATCATCTATTCTCTGCGGGACAATGAGATGCGGAAGACGTTCAAGCGGATCCTGTGCTGTTTGTGTCAGAGAGGTGTTGATCAGCAGGAGCCTTCTACACACTTCCAGATTGACTCTCCACTGCCAGAC GAAACTGCTGGCTGTGTCGGGAAATCAGAGGATCAAGCTTTGTTCAAGCCTCGGGACACCAACAGTAAAGATGACAGCTGGTCAGTGCCCGAGGTGTGA